The candidate division KSB1 bacterium genome has a window encoding:
- a CDS encoding T9SS type A sorting domain-containing protein, with product MAEANLAAFADTDKEPMNLLTLFDISLYGLRNKTEAAAILAQYVSKYPNDIITKRLQIELDKATDEASGKLLNSPEVAANFESVAKFELLPNYPNPFNPSTTILFELPQEELVVLRIYNLKGQLVTELVNELKQAGRHSVIWNAEDQSDRFVASGVYILTLELGRQKFTRKLMLVK from the coding sequence TTGGCGGAGGCTAACCTTGCAGCCTTTGCTGATACTGATAAAGAACCCATGAATCTATTAACCTTATTTGATATCAGTCTATATGGTTTAAGGAATAAAACCGAAGCTGCAGCCATTCTGGCGCAATATGTAAGTAAGTATCCGAATGACATAATTACAAAGCGACTTCAAATCGAACTGGATAAAGCAACAGATGAAGCCAGTGGGAAATTATTGAACAGTCCTGAAGTAGCGGCGAATTTTGAATCTGTGGCGAAATTTGAGCTGCTGCCAAACTACCCCAATCCATTTAACCCATCCACAACCATTCTATTCGAATTGCCACAAGAAGAGTTGGTTGTCCTGCGAATTTATAATTTAAAAGGCCAGCTTGTAACAGAGCTTGTCAATGAATTGAAACAAGCGGGGCGGCATTCTGTTATATGGAATGCAGAAGATCAATCCGACAGATTTGTTGCGAGCGGCGTTTATATTCTAACTCTGGAACTTGGCCGACAAAAATTTACCCGAAAGTTGATGTTGGTTAAGTAA
- the nth gene encoding endonuclease III → MKTKIQKKSKNNNKEFVKELLFRLKQNYPDADCALHHNNPFQLLVATILSAQCTDKRVNMVTPILFDRFPDAKSMAEAPIAEVEDIIKSTGFFRSKSKNIKLASTSIVDEFNGRVPDMMEKLTILPGVGRKTANVVLGNAFGKNIGVVVDTHVKRISNLLGLTKHSDPVKIEQDLIKQIPQEQWTLFSHYLIHHGRGICVARRPDCAHCFLQDICPSSTGV, encoded by the coding sequence ATGAAAACGAAAATTCAAAAAAAGTCAAAAAACAACAACAAAGAATTCGTTAAAGAATTGCTCTTTCGACTTAAACAGAACTATCCTGACGCTGATTGTGCATTACACCACAATAATCCATTTCAATTGTTGGTCGCGACCATATTATCCGCTCAATGCACAGATAAACGTGTGAACATGGTGACCCCGATATTATTTGATCGATTTCCGGATGCAAAAAGTATGGCGGAAGCACCGATTGCAGAAGTCGAAGATATTATTAAATCCACAGGATTCTTTCGCAGTAAATCCAAAAATATTAAGCTTGCCTCTACAAGTATAGTTGATGAGTTCAATGGAAGAGTTCCTGATATGATGGAAAAATTGACAATATTACCCGGGGTGGGTCGAAAAACAGCAAACGTGGTACTTGGCAATGCTTTTGGCAAAAACATAGGCGTTGTAGTAGACACCCATGTAAAAAGAATATCGAATCTATTGGGACTTACTAAACATTCAGATCCGGTTAAAATCGAACAAGATCTTATCAAACAAATACCGCAAGAGCAATGGACCCTGTTTTCACATTATTTAATCCACCATGGGCGGGGCATTTGTGTTGCGAGAAGGCCGGATTGTGCTCATTGTTTTCTGCAGGATATTTGTCCATCGTCAACGGGTGTGTAA
- the sfsA gene encoding DNA/RNA nuclease SfsA: protein MEFENLLIEGTFIQRYKRFLADVKFANGRETTVHCPNPGSMLGLIESGSKVYVSDSQNPKRKLRYTWELVEANQTLVGINTNRTNRLLEEAINKGIIAELSDYDDIKREVNVGQKSRFDLLLRGNGQPCIVEIKSVTLKKDGKALFPDSVTKRGARHVRELIESTRNGYRAVVCFVIQRNDTAVFSPAWDIDPDFSKILKTAQKKGVEIYAYQAEVTHQSIEITTSIPVEI from the coding sequence ATGGAATTTGAAAATCTCCTCATTGAAGGAACATTCATTCAAAGATATAAGCGGTTTTTAGCAGATGTAAAGTTTGCCAATGGCCGGGAGACCACTGTCCATTGCCCAAACCCGGGTAGCATGTTGGGATTGATTGAATCAGGAAGTAAGGTTTATGTTTCAGATTCTCAAAATCCGAAAAGGAAATTGAGATATACATGGGAGCTTGTTGAGGCAAATCAAACCTTAGTTGGAATTAATACCAACAGGACCAATCGACTCCTTGAAGAAGCTATCAATAAGGGCATCATTGCAGAGCTATCAGATTATGATGATATCAAACGAGAAGTGAATGTTGGTCAGAAAAGCCGTTTTGATCTCCTGCTGCGGGGGAATGGTCAGCCATGTATTGTGGAAATTAAAAGTGTTACCTTGAAGAAAGATGGAAAAGCATTATTCCCTGATTCCGTTACAAAAAGAGGTGCAAGACATGTGCGGGAGTTAATTGAAAGCACACGAAATGGATACCGAGCAGTCGTATGTTTTGTGATTCAGAGAAATGATACAGCAGTATTTTCTCCAGCCTGGGATATTGATCCGGATTTTTCGAAGATACTAAAAACTGCACAAAAAAAAGGAGTTGAAATTTACGCTTATCAGGCAGAAGTTACGCATCAAAGTATTGAAATTACAACCAGCATACCTGTGGAAATTTAA